In the genome of Epinephelus lanceolatus isolate andai-2023 chromosome 18, ASM4190304v1, whole genome shotgun sequence, one region contains:
- the dexi gene encoding dexamethasone-induced protein homolog produces MTHPIYAQLDSVESLLDELPYMFYLGLFFVNVLILYYAFLMEYIVLNVGIVFLPEDMDQALVDLGVLSDPASVPYDTDTELDVFEGYLE; encoded by the coding sequence ATGACACATCCAATTTATGCCCAGCTAGATTCGGTAGAATCGCTGTTGGACGAACTTCCATATATGTTTTATCTGGGCCTGTTCTTTGTGAATGTCCTGATCCTCTACTATGCCTTTCTGATGGAGTACATCGTCCTGAATGTGGGGATAGTGTTTCTGCCGGAGGATATGGACCAGGCGCTGGTGGACCTCGGGGTGCTGTCCGACCCGGCCTCTGTCCCTTATGACACGGACACGGAGCTGGATGTATTTGAGGGGTATCTTGAGTGA